The proteins below come from a single Terriglobales bacterium genomic window:
- a CDS encoding peptidoglycan-binding domain-containing protein produces the protein MRRKAISGWVAGLCVVLMCSVQALGGTPSKSSKTGSKASGSNGHKLKASGASKKTASANKRGRKRTSWRRRGQQQIESDRVREIQAALIREKYLEGEPTGQWDERSKQAMMRYQADNGWQTRTLPDSRALIKLGLGPKHASLVDPASGQLPGGGNAAPGTQTPQP, from the coding sequence TTGAGGCGGAAAGCAATCAGCGGCTGGGTTGCCGGACTTTGCGTGGTCCTGATGTGCTCAGTGCAGGCGCTGGGGGGGACGCCATCCAAGTCCTCCAAGACCGGCAGCAAGGCCTCCGGGAGCAACGGGCACAAGCTCAAAGCATCCGGCGCTAGCAAGAAGACCGCTTCCGCCAACAAACGCGGCCGCAAGCGGACCTCATGGCGTCGTCGTGGCCAGCAGCAGATCGAGAGCGACCGGGTGCGCGAGATCCAGGCGGCGCTCATCCGGGAGAAATACCTGGAGGGCGAGCCCACGGGCCAGTGGGATGAGCGCTCCAAGCAGGCCATGATGCGTTACCAGGCCGACAACGGCTGGCAGACGCGGACTCTGCCGGATTCGCGGGCGCTGATCAAGCTGGGCCTTGGACCCAAGCACGCGAGCCTGGTCGATCCAGCGAGCGGCCAGCTTCCCGGCGGCGGGAACGCCGCTCCGGGGACTCAGACACCCCAGCCCTGA